One genomic region from Uloborus diversus isolate 005 chromosome 2, Udiv.v.3.1, whole genome shotgun sequence encodes:
- the LOC129235296 gene encoding glucosidase 2 subunit beta-like has protein sequence MPYFKYYISIGNIILIALFFNCVFIEAVDVLRPRGVSLSSKIFYVPDRDFGCIDGSDTIPFSFVNDDYCDCKDGSDEPGTSACELAVFHCINSGHISINIPSSRVNDNICDCCDGSDEYNSTADCVNTCLELGRQAREEEQKLQELYEQGFALRQQYAVQGKQIEENNKVQLENLKKVEIEEEKNKAEKEAIKNEAEDKEKAALSAYNSAKEEQRKKQEELEMIQHQEMERKLAETAFHELDLNQDGLLSYDELQKFPKFDSNHDGIVSEDEAKFFLHMKDFLLLDEFITTGWMIMKPIYLSENEAAGDASTSEGTEEETLGQPEMEPEANVGQEESDDETYNPDEENPEEEDLIDDEVETPPSFPPKDTTEDVKSEESEYDEETRQLVDAARDARQKFKESVDALDKIKDEIRKLQTDLDSDFGKDREFAALKGQCFDFDDREYTYRFCPFDKASQISKSGGSDVSLGRWGSWVGPEENRYSKMRYDNGQTCWNGPARSVVVLLHCGLENKLLSSSEPNRCEYLFEFSTPAMCALHENVSQTEHQHTEL, from the exons gtaaaatatTCTATGTTCCTGATAGAGATTTTGGTTGCATTGATGGTTCTGATACAATTCCATTTAGTTTTGTAAATGATGATTATTGTGATTGTAAAGATGGATCGGATGAGCcag GAACTTCTGCTTGTGAACTGGCTGTTTTTCATTGCATAAACTCTGGGCACATATCAATCAACATTCCTTCATCAAGAGTAAATGATAACATTTGTG ATTGTTGTGATGGCAGTGATGAATATAATAGCACTGCTGATTGTGTGAATACTTGTTT agaACTTGGCCGACAAGCAAGAGAAGAGGAGCAGAAGCTGCAAGAGTTGTATGAACAAGGCTTTGCTTTGAGGCAGCAGTATGCAGTTCAAGGTAAACAAATAGAAGAAAACAATAAA GTGCagttagaaaatttgaaaaaagtagaaattgaagaagagaaaaataaagcCGAAAAGGAAG CTATTAAAAATGAAGCTGAAGATAAAGAAAAGGCTGCCTTATCTGCTTATAACTCTGCAAAAGAAG AACAAAGGAAGAAACAAGAAGAATTAGAAATGATTCAGCACCAAGAAATGGAACGAAAACTGGCAGAAACTGCTTTTCATGAACTAGATCTCAACCAAGATGGCTT atTGTCCTATGATGAGCttcaaaaatttcctaaatttgaTAGCAATCATGATGGTATTGTTTCCGAAGATGAAGCTAAG tttttcttacaCATGAAAGATTTTTTGCTCCTTGATGAATTTATTACAACTGGCTGGATGATCATGAAACCTATTTATTTATCAGAAAAT GAAGCAGCTGGTGATGCGTCTACCAGTGAAGGTACAGAGGAAGAGACTCTAGGACAACCAGAAATGGAACCAGAAGCAAATGTTGGCCAAGAAGAATCAGATGATGAGACATACAATCCAGAC GAAGAAAATCCTGAAGAGGAAGATCTCATAGATGATGAAGTGGAAACACCACCATCTTTTCCTCCAAAAGATACCACAGAAGATGTAAAATCGGAAGAATCAGAATATGATGAAGAAACTCGCCAGCTTGTTGATG CTGCTAGAGATGCCAGACAGAAATTTAAAGAATCTGTTGATGCCCTGGACAAAATTAAAGATGAAATAAg AAAACTGCAGACAGATCTTGATTCAGATTTTGGGAAAGATAGAGAATTTGCTGCACTCAAAGGGCAGTGTTTTGACTTTGATGATCGAGAGTACACATACAGGTTTTGCCCCTTTGACAAAGCTAGTCAAATTTCTAAATCTGGTGGATCTGATGTTAGTTTAGG GCGCTGGGGTTCTTGGGTAGGACCTGAAGAAAATAGGTATTCAAAAATGAGGTATGACAATGGACAAACATGTTGGAATGGACCAGCAAGATCAGTTGtg gTGCTTCTTCACTGTGGGCTGGAAAATAAACTGTTATCCTCCAGTGAACCTAATCGTTGTGAATATCTCTTTGAATTCAGTACTCCAGCCATGTGTGCTTTACATGAAAATGTTTCTCAAACTGAGCATCAACACACGGAACTTTAG